In one window of Microplitis demolitor isolate Queensland-Clemson2020A chromosome 4, iyMicDemo2.1a, whole genome shotgun sequence DNA:
- the LOC103579754 gene encoding fasciclin-2 isoform X1, translating to MKVVYIIITICRDMFSIYTYSYYINYTAWANAASLEILPYGEIQSKPSGSNLFLTCKLTGVNDPSLGNIQWLDPYNRIIELRNSFTSNDKSGNPIVYTEKQQDNSLSLYFNPLKEDQTGQYTCIGSYALTETFNKTVKVQTIDAITWVDAPETQYAIVGKEYKIKCQVSARPAPTVDWYLGPKAILTDDHYIVETHALKITSVSDDDSGTYICRAAVLETGELQERYIKLIVYEEPKLQEVSSEIEIIEGKTASITVCNATGKPPPTYSWIKTITKDNLTTVNRFGVDRDTGILTITDVRREDSGEYQCIAENPAASANINIRINVIEKPKIMEFINRTQAVQKDVEITCKAYGRPPPIVVFKKQTNDKPFSKGIQQNDDRIELTSIENVANGETVAVLSIRRLLREDDGIYECIATNKVGSSYKNGHLTVEFPPSFASMTNHSIWSWDRRPVNLTCIAESIPNATIQWYHGERPILQTELATSEIYRQYGNGPISTLRVTPVDTRYYGHYRCQAKNIHGEKVHTIQLKEGKRPDTIPQARMSEVTATTITFNIEPPPMEPELPVKTITVQYREVNQPWKDALNKTWALNSPYILEHLKPATTYMFRFLATNDVGPGNWGAQFEENTPMRTVPNAPKFQPRVDNPNYDISLYSNQYEINWITPPDNGEPIDKYEIHYCEIKRVNGDWKQQDSTCVRDEIKGQRSKHYIKNLTPDTIYRVELRAHNVIGFGKTEVLQFKTAKESSGSTVDYSILSSGEQNTPVLHQGPLISSAAIIGIIIAILILMLVLIDLICCCTHRAGIIFYVCERSRRKPIDEEDAKLGREEKEPLKEEKKITPIIDSGLRRETSITFDGKRSISKTGFVGKDSAV from the exons cGTGGGCTAATGCAGCGTCACTAGAAATTTTACCTTATGGTGAAATCCAATCTAAACCCAGTGGATCAAACCTTTTCCTTACGTGCAAATTAACTGGCGTTAATGATCCCAGCTTAGGAAATATACAGTGGTTGGATCCATATAACCGTATTATTGAATTACGAAA CTCGTTCACATCCAATGATAAATCTGGAAATCCAATAGTCTACACAGAAAAACAACAAGACAACAGTCTTTCACTGTATTTTAATCCACTGAAAGAAGATCAAACTGGTCAGTACACTTGTATCGGAAGCTATGCGCTCACTGAGACTTTCAACAAGACTGTAAAGGTTCAAACAATTG aCGCCATTACATGGGTTGACGCTCCAGAAACTCAGTATGCAATTGTCGGTAAAgagtacaaaataaaatgtcaagtCAGTGCTCGACCGGCTCCAACAGTCGATTGGTATTTAGGCCCAAAAGCTATTTTAACTGATGATCATTACATCGTAGAAACTCACGCATTAAAAATCACTAGTGTAAGCGATGACGATTCCGGCACATATATTTGTCGCGCGGCCGTATTAGAAACTGGTGAACTTCAAGAACGTTATATTAAACTAATTGTTTATGAAGAACCAAAACTTCAAGAAGTAAGTTCTGAAATCGAAATAATTGAAGGAAAAACAGCAAGTATAACTGTTTGTAATGCTACTGGAAAACCACCACCAACTTACTCGTGGATAAAAACAATCACAAAAGACAACCTTACAACGGTAAATCGTTTTGGTGTAGATCGTGATACTGGAATTCTTACCATCACTGATGTACGTCGTGAAGACAGCGGAGAGTATCAGTGCATAGCTGAAAATCCAGCAGCTTCAGCAAATATAAACATACGAATAAATGTTATTGAAAAACCTAAAATAATGGAATTTATTAACAGAACTCAAGCTGTACAAAAAGACGTTGAAATAACATGCAAAGCTTATGGTCGTCCACCACCAATAGTTGTCttcaaaaaacaaacaaatgacAAACCATTTAGTAAAGGAATTCAACAAAACGATGATCGTATTGAACTTACAAGTATTGAAAATGTTGCAAACGGTGAAACTGTTGCTGTTTTATCAATTCGACGTTTACTACGTGAAGATGATGGCATTTACGAATGTATAGCTACCAATAAAGTAGGATCTAGTTACAAAAATGGACACTTGACTGTTGAATTCCCGCCGTCTTTTGCCTCAATGACAAATCATTCAATTTGGTCGTGGGATCGTAGGCCAGTTAATCTAACCTGTATCGCTGAAAGTATCCCCAATGCAACGATCCAATGGTACCACGGCGAACGTCCCATTTTACAAACAGAGTTGGCTACTTCTGAAATTTATAGGCAGTATGGTAATGGACCTATCAGCACTCTTCGAGTTACACCAGTTGACACCAGATACTACGGACATTACCGTTGTCaagctaaaaatattcatggtGAAAAAGTTCATACAATCCAATTGAAAGAAGGCAAGAGACCAGATACTATTCCACAAGCACGTATGTCCGAAGTCACAGCAACGACAATAACATTCAATATTGAACCACCACCAATGGAACCAGAGTTGCCAGTTAAAACCATCACTGTACAATATCGTGAAGTCAACCAACCATGGAAAGATGCATTGAACAAAACATGGGCATTAAACTCGCCGTATATTTTGGAACATTTAAAACCAGCAACTACATACATGTTTCGTTTTCTCGCGACAAATGACGTAGGTCCAGGTAACTGGGGTGCACAGTTTGAAGAAAATACGCCTATGAGAACAGTACCAAATGCACCTAAATTCCAGCCAAGAGTTGACAATCCTAATTACGATATTTCATTGTACAGCAATCAGTATGAAATTAATTGGATAACGCCGCCAGATAATGGTGAACCAATAGACAAATATGAAATCCATTACTGTGAAATAAAACGCGTTAATGGTGACTGGAAACAACAAGACAGTACGTGTGTACGCGACGAAATAAAAGGACAGAGATCTAAACATTACATCAAAAATCTTACTCCCGATACGATTTATCGCGTCGAGCTTAGAGCCCACAATGTTATCGGCTTTGGAAAGACCGAGGTTCTACAATTCAAAACAGCTAAAG aatCAAGTGGCAGCACTGTGGACTACTCGATACTATCTTCTGGAG aacAAAATACACCAGTACTTCATCAAGGACCTTTAATATCAAGTGCTGCTATCATTGGTATTATCATTGCGATATTAATCCTCATGTTGGTTCTCATTGACTTAATCTGTTGCTGCACACATCGAGcag gtattattttttatgtctgTGAAAGATCACGAAGAAAACCCATTGATGAAGAGGATGCGAAACTAGgaag
- the LOC103579754 gene encoding fasciclin-2 isoform X2, translating to MASLSSGRPAVIAILMLHLAWANAASLEILPYGEIQSKPSGSNLFLTCKLTGVNDPSLGNIQWLDPYNRIIELRNSFTSNDKSGNPIVYTEKQQDNSLSLYFNPLKEDQTGQYTCIGSYALTETFNKTVKVQTIDAITWVDAPETQYAIVGKEYKIKCQVSARPAPTVDWYLGPKAILTDDHYIVETHALKITSVSDDDSGTYICRAAVLETGELQERYIKLIVYEEPKLQEVSSEIEIIEGKTASITVCNATGKPPPTYSWIKTITKDNLTTVNRFGVDRDTGILTITDVRREDSGEYQCIAENPAASANINIRINVIEKPKIMEFINRTQAVQKDVEITCKAYGRPPPIVVFKKQTNDKPFSKGIQQNDDRIELTSIENVANGETVAVLSIRRLLREDDGIYECIATNKVGSSYKNGHLTVEFPPSFASMTNHSIWSWDRRPVNLTCIAESIPNATIQWYHGERPILQTELATSEIYRQYGNGPISTLRVTPVDTRYYGHYRCQAKNIHGEKVHTIQLKEGKRPDTIPQARMSEVTATTITFNIEPPPMEPELPVKTITVQYREVNQPWKDALNKTWALNSPYILEHLKPATTYMFRFLATNDVGPGNWGAQFEENTPMRTVPNAPKFQPRVDNPNYDISLYSNQYEINWITPPDNGEPIDKYEIHYCEIKRVNGDWKQQDSTCVRDEIKGQRSKHYIKNLTPDTIYRVELRAHNVIGFGKTEVLQFKTAKESSGSTVDYSILSSGEQNTPVLHQGPLISSAAIIGIIIAILILMLVLIDLICCCTHRAGIIFYVCERSRRKPIDEEDAKLGREEKEPLKEEKKITPIIDSGLRRETSITFDGKRSISKTGFVGKDSAV from the exons cGTGGGCTAATGCAGCGTCACTAGAAATTTTACCTTATGGTGAAATCCAATCTAAACCCAGTGGATCAAACCTTTTCCTTACGTGCAAATTAACTGGCGTTAATGATCCCAGCTTAGGAAATATACAGTGGTTGGATCCATATAACCGTATTATTGAATTACGAAA CTCGTTCACATCCAATGATAAATCTGGAAATCCAATAGTCTACACAGAAAAACAACAAGACAACAGTCTTTCACTGTATTTTAATCCACTGAAAGAAGATCAAACTGGTCAGTACACTTGTATCGGAAGCTATGCGCTCACTGAGACTTTCAACAAGACTGTAAAGGTTCAAACAATTG aCGCCATTACATGGGTTGACGCTCCAGAAACTCAGTATGCAATTGTCGGTAAAgagtacaaaataaaatgtcaagtCAGTGCTCGACCGGCTCCAACAGTCGATTGGTATTTAGGCCCAAAAGCTATTTTAACTGATGATCATTACATCGTAGAAACTCACGCATTAAAAATCACTAGTGTAAGCGATGACGATTCCGGCACATATATTTGTCGCGCGGCCGTATTAGAAACTGGTGAACTTCAAGAACGTTATATTAAACTAATTGTTTATGAAGAACCAAAACTTCAAGAAGTAAGTTCTGAAATCGAAATAATTGAAGGAAAAACAGCAAGTATAACTGTTTGTAATGCTACTGGAAAACCACCACCAACTTACTCGTGGATAAAAACAATCACAAAAGACAACCTTACAACGGTAAATCGTTTTGGTGTAGATCGTGATACTGGAATTCTTACCATCACTGATGTACGTCGTGAAGACAGCGGAGAGTATCAGTGCATAGCTGAAAATCCAGCAGCTTCAGCAAATATAAACATACGAATAAATGTTATTGAAAAACCTAAAATAATGGAATTTATTAACAGAACTCAAGCTGTACAAAAAGACGTTGAAATAACATGCAAAGCTTATGGTCGTCCACCACCAATAGTTGTCttcaaaaaacaaacaaatgacAAACCATTTAGTAAAGGAATTCAACAAAACGATGATCGTATTGAACTTACAAGTATTGAAAATGTTGCAAACGGTGAAACTGTTGCTGTTTTATCAATTCGACGTTTACTACGTGAAGATGATGGCATTTACGAATGTATAGCTACCAATAAAGTAGGATCTAGTTACAAAAATGGACACTTGACTGTTGAATTCCCGCCGTCTTTTGCCTCAATGACAAATCATTCAATTTGGTCGTGGGATCGTAGGCCAGTTAATCTAACCTGTATCGCTGAAAGTATCCCCAATGCAACGATCCAATGGTACCACGGCGAACGTCCCATTTTACAAACAGAGTTGGCTACTTCTGAAATTTATAGGCAGTATGGTAATGGACCTATCAGCACTCTTCGAGTTACACCAGTTGACACCAGATACTACGGACATTACCGTTGTCaagctaaaaatattcatggtGAAAAAGTTCATACAATCCAATTGAAAGAAGGCAAGAGACCAGATACTATTCCACAAGCACGTATGTCCGAAGTCACAGCAACGACAATAACATTCAATATTGAACCACCACCAATGGAACCAGAGTTGCCAGTTAAAACCATCACTGTACAATATCGTGAAGTCAACCAACCATGGAAAGATGCATTGAACAAAACATGGGCATTAAACTCGCCGTATATTTTGGAACATTTAAAACCAGCAACTACATACATGTTTCGTTTTCTCGCGACAAATGACGTAGGTCCAGGTAACTGGGGTGCACAGTTTGAAGAAAATACGCCTATGAGAACAGTACCAAATGCACCTAAATTCCAGCCAAGAGTTGACAATCCTAATTACGATATTTCATTGTACAGCAATCAGTATGAAATTAATTGGATAACGCCGCCAGATAATGGTGAACCAATAGACAAATATGAAATCCATTACTGTGAAATAAAACGCGTTAATGGTGACTGGAAACAACAAGACAGTACGTGTGTACGCGACGAAATAAAAGGACAGAGATCTAAACATTACATCAAAAATCTTACTCCCGATACGATTTATCGCGTCGAGCTTAGAGCCCACAATGTTATCGGCTTTGGAAAGACCGAGGTTCTACAATTCAAAACAGCTAAAG aatCAAGTGGCAGCACTGTGGACTACTCGATACTATCTTCTGGAG aacAAAATACACCAGTACTTCATCAAGGACCTTTAATATCAAGTGCTGCTATCATTGGTATTATCATTGCGATATTAATCCTCATGTTGGTTCTCATTGACTTAATCTGTTGCTGCACACATCGAGcag gtattattttttatgtctgTGAAAGATCACGAAGAAAACCCATTGATGAAGAGGATGCGAAACTAGgaag
- the LOC103579754 gene encoding fasciclin-2 isoform X3 translates to MKVVYIIITICRDMFSIYTYSYYINYTAWANAASLEILPYGEIQSKPSGSNLFLTCKLTGVNDPSLGNIQWLDPYNRIIELRNSFTSNDKSGNPIVYTEKQQDNSLSLYFNPLKEDQTGQYTCIGSYALTETFNKTVKVQTIDAITWVDAPETQYAIVGKEYKIKCQVSARPAPTVDWYLGPKAILTDDHYIVETHALKITSVSDDDSGTYICRAAVLETGELQERYIKLIVYEEPKLQEVSSEIEIIEGKTASITVCNATGKPPPTYSWIKTITKDNLTTVNRFGVDRDTGILTITDVRREDSGEYQCIAENPAASANINIRINVIEKPKIMEFINRTQAVQKDVEITCKAYGRPPPIVVFKKQTNDKPFSKGIQQNDDRIELTSIENVANGETVAVLSIRRLLREDDGIYECIATNKVGSSYKNGHLTVEFPPSFASMTNHSIWSWDRRPVNLTCIAESIPNATIQWYHGERPILQTELATSEIYRQYGNGPISTLRVTPVDTRYYGHYRCQAKNIHGEKVHTIQLKEGKRPDTIPQARMSEVTATTITFNIEPPPMEPELPVKTITVQYREVNQPWKDALNKTWALNSPYILEHLKPATTYMFRFLATNDVGPGNWGAQFEENTPMRTVPNAPKFQPRVDNPNYDISLYSNQYEINWITPPDNGEPIDKYEIHYCEIKRVNGDWKQQDSTCVRDEIKGQRSKHYIKNLTPDTIYRVELRAHNVIGFGKTEVLQFKTAKEQNTPVLHQGPLISSAAIIGIIIAILILMLVLIDLICCCTHRAGIIFYVCERSRRKPIDEEDAKLGREEKEPLKEEKKITPIIDSGLRRETSITFDGKRSISKTGFVGKDSAV, encoded by the exons cGTGGGCTAATGCAGCGTCACTAGAAATTTTACCTTATGGTGAAATCCAATCTAAACCCAGTGGATCAAACCTTTTCCTTACGTGCAAATTAACTGGCGTTAATGATCCCAGCTTAGGAAATATACAGTGGTTGGATCCATATAACCGTATTATTGAATTACGAAA CTCGTTCACATCCAATGATAAATCTGGAAATCCAATAGTCTACACAGAAAAACAACAAGACAACAGTCTTTCACTGTATTTTAATCCACTGAAAGAAGATCAAACTGGTCAGTACACTTGTATCGGAAGCTATGCGCTCACTGAGACTTTCAACAAGACTGTAAAGGTTCAAACAATTG aCGCCATTACATGGGTTGACGCTCCAGAAACTCAGTATGCAATTGTCGGTAAAgagtacaaaataaaatgtcaagtCAGTGCTCGACCGGCTCCAACAGTCGATTGGTATTTAGGCCCAAAAGCTATTTTAACTGATGATCATTACATCGTAGAAACTCACGCATTAAAAATCACTAGTGTAAGCGATGACGATTCCGGCACATATATTTGTCGCGCGGCCGTATTAGAAACTGGTGAACTTCAAGAACGTTATATTAAACTAATTGTTTATGAAGAACCAAAACTTCAAGAAGTAAGTTCTGAAATCGAAATAATTGAAGGAAAAACAGCAAGTATAACTGTTTGTAATGCTACTGGAAAACCACCACCAACTTACTCGTGGATAAAAACAATCACAAAAGACAACCTTACAACGGTAAATCGTTTTGGTGTAGATCGTGATACTGGAATTCTTACCATCACTGATGTACGTCGTGAAGACAGCGGAGAGTATCAGTGCATAGCTGAAAATCCAGCAGCTTCAGCAAATATAAACATACGAATAAATGTTATTGAAAAACCTAAAATAATGGAATTTATTAACAGAACTCAAGCTGTACAAAAAGACGTTGAAATAACATGCAAAGCTTATGGTCGTCCACCACCAATAGTTGTCttcaaaaaacaaacaaatgacAAACCATTTAGTAAAGGAATTCAACAAAACGATGATCGTATTGAACTTACAAGTATTGAAAATGTTGCAAACGGTGAAACTGTTGCTGTTTTATCAATTCGACGTTTACTACGTGAAGATGATGGCATTTACGAATGTATAGCTACCAATAAAGTAGGATCTAGTTACAAAAATGGACACTTGACTGTTGAATTCCCGCCGTCTTTTGCCTCAATGACAAATCATTCAATTTGGTCGTGGGATCGTAGGCCAGTTAATCTAACCTGTATCGCTGAAAGTATCCCCAATGCAACGATCCAATGGTACCACGGCGAACGTCCCATTTTACAAACAGAGTTGGCTACTTCTGAAATTTATAGGCAGTATGGTAATGGACCTATCAGCACTCTTCGAGTTACACCAGTTGACACCAGATACTACGGACATTACCGTTGTCaagctaaaaatattcatggtGAAAAAGTTCATACAATCCAATTGAAAGAAGGCAAGAGACCAGATACTATTCCACAAGCACGTATGTCCGAAGTCACAGCAACGACAATAACATTCAATATTGAACCACCACCAATGGAACCAGAGTTGCCAGTTAAAACCATCACTGTACAATATCGTGAAGTCAACCAACCATGGAAAGATGCATTGAACAAAACATGGGCATTAAACTCGCCGTATATTTTGGAACATTTAAAACCAGCAACTACATACATGTTTCGTTTTCTCGCGACAAATGACGTAGGTCCAGGTAACTGGGGTGCACAGTTTGAAGAAAATACGCCTATGAGAACAGTACCAAATGCACCTAAATTCCAGCCAAGAGTTGACAATCCTAATTACGATATTTCATTGTACAGCAATCAGTATGAAATTAATTGGATAACGCCGCCAGATAATGGTGAACCAATAGACAAATATGAAATCCATTACTGTGAAATAAAACGCGTTAATGGTGACTGGAAACAACAAGACAGTACGTGTGTACGCGACGAAATAAAAGGACAGAGATCTAAACATTACATCAAAAATCTTACTCCCGATACGATTTATCGCGTCGAGCTTAGAGCCCACAATGTTATCGGCTTTGGAAAGACCGAGGTTCTACAATTCAAAACAGCTAAAG aacAAAATACACCAGTACTTCATCAAGGACCTTTAATATCAAGTGCTGCTATCATTGGTATTATCATTGCGATATTAATCCTCATGTTGGTTCTCATTGACTTAATCTGTTGCTGCACACATCGAGcag gtattattttttatgtctgTGAAAGATCACGAAGAAAACCCATTGATGAAGAGGATGCGAAACTAGgaag